The following are encoded in a window of Anopheles gambiae chromosome X, idAnoGambNW_F1_1, whole genome shotgun sequence genomic DNA:
- the LOC1271871 gene encoding pupal cuticle protein G1A, whose amino-acid sequence MAFKFVILAALVAAVSAGGPAAYSIAAPSADFHSVGASHEHTVKGLYGQNVLSQYSKAVDSAHSSVRVHSSRLSNDGYAYAAPAVKYAAPAYAAHYAAPAVHYPAAAHYAAPAVHYPAAAHYAAPAVHYAAHAPIVKAAYPAAYAAPLAYKTPLAAPVAAVHGGSVVQFAGLGASYAW is encoded by the exons ATGGCCTTCAAG TTTGTCATCCTTGCTGCGCTCGTGGCCGCCGTCAGTGCCGGTGGACCGGCCGCCTACTCGATTGCCGCGCCGAGCGCCGACTTCCACTCGGTCGGTGCGTCGCACGAGCACACCGTCAAGGGCCTGTACGGCCAGAACGTGCTGTCCCAGTACTCGAAGGCCGTCGACTCGGCGCACTCGTCGGTGCGCGTGCACAGCTCGCGCCTGAGCAACGACGGATACGCGTACGCCGCCCCCGCCGTTAAGTACGCCGCCCCCGCCTACG CTGCCCATTATGCTGCCCCGGCCGTCCACTACCCGGCTGCCGCCCACTACGCTGCCCCCGCCGTCCACTACCCGGCTGCCGCTCACTACGCCGCTCCGGCCGTCCACTACGCTGCCCACGCCCCGATCGTTAAGGCCGCCTACCCCGCTGCCTACGCTGCCCCGCTGGCCTACAA GACTCCGCTGGCCGCTCCTGTAGCCGCCGTGCACGGTGGATCcgtggtccagttcgccggtCTCGGTGCCAGCTACGCCTGGTAA